The following proteins are encoded in a genomic region of Diabrotica virgifera virgifera chromosome 1, PGI_DIABVI_V3a:
- the LOC126879102 gene encoding coiled-coil domain-containing protein 137 has protein sequence MGRKIPGRKHRGVRDPEKQAAVRFESLKNKINAPPTNPDHQEVSKTLQRIIDLKNKVKSGELFKRNKQPKPEDKNNENKEQPKFKGKNNGNIKKGKKPFERKPEKPARKFVQLPGETDRAFVHRMNRICTETVKEAEFEDKYGVDIKRNEDGEVEEVVKRQKDELELLLKKAKKKKIKEEKDGKKKKKKKKDKPEAPRLSKWQKRKKKLDEKQQRKENVNVDEFKEYKDHVKFGEIAHAPPSLIAPRRAEKLQSAPRPGNKNLLLKSVINKKPEVGSVDLKKNKDGINKTSKVIDKKGKRKELPNSLRRQLDKQQKEIIEAYKKIKLQKYSK, from the exons ATGGGAAGAAAAATTCCTGGACGTAAACATCGAGGAGTTCGAGATCCAGAAAAGCAGGCTGCTGTGAGATTCGAAAG TTTAAAGAATAAAATTAATGCTCCTCCTACAAATCCTGATCATCAAGAAGTTTCAAAAACCCTTCAAAGGATTATAGATTTGAAGAATAAGGTGAAGAGCGGAGAATTGTTTAAGCGAAACAAACAGCCCAAAccagaagacaaaaataatgaaaataaggAACAGCCCAAATTCaaaggaaaaaataatggaaatatCAAAAAAGGTAAAAAACCTTTTGAAAGGAAACCTGAAAAGCCAGCACGAAAATTTGTGCAACTTCCGGGTGAAACTGATAGAGCTTTTGTTCATCGGATGAATAGAATATGTACTGAAACAGTGAAAGAAGCTGAATTTGAGGATAAATATGGTGTTGATATTAAACGAAATGAAGATGGAGAG GTGGAGGAAGTAGTGAAAAGACAAAAAGATGAGCTAGAATTATTGCTTAAAAAAgcgaagaaaaagaaaataaaggaagagaaagatggcaaaaagaagaagaagaagaaaaaggacAAACCAGAAGCTCCAAGGTTATCCAAATGGCAGAAGAGAAAAAAGAAGTTGGATGAAAAGcaacaaagaaaagaaaatgtGAATGTTGATGAATTTAAAGAATACAAAGACCATGTTAAGTTTGGGGAAATAGCTCATGCCCCACCTTCTTTAATAGCACCAAGAAGAGCAGAAAAGCTACAATCTGCACCTAGA CCtggaaataaaaatttgttgttaaaATCTGTCATTAACAAAAAACCAGAAGTAGGAAGTGTTGACTTGAAAAAGAACAAAGATGGTATAAACAAGACTAGTAAAGTGATAGATAAGAAAGGCAAGCGAAAAGAGCTTCCAAATTCCTTGAGGAGACAGTTGGACAAACAGCAGAAAGAAATTATagaggcttataaaaaaataaagctcCAAAAATATAGCAAATGA
- the LOC126879099 gene encoding protein penguin, with protein sequence MTTKNANSEPAMGPPKKKLKKNGTTDKSKKIKKSVEGSTKHSKTDKPAPKKDFTKPNSKFVSNNNFRDKKTGKFDKDKNKPEIFENWNEFKKKKKELKLKRRQNKDGFDVIVKAKRIGEELRKKSLNGGEQKRIQLINELHSLLKGGGHYPKFVLAHDTARIVQWLLKYASDLVINQISKELIPVSVNMLQSKYGIHCVKRLLKYGKNEIRSQVIDAMVGHAVKLSTRNISAPVVEYAFSTWATPLQKQYLVQEFYGDLYRSTKDNNVKHLRDTYKDNPGLKDANLGATKANLIKILNKSLLDSGLVQTVLYQYLSECSAEDRSEMISQLVPHIVVISNSKDGAKAAMQCIWYGSTKDRKGIMKAVKEHVVELSKHEHGHATIITLIDCIDDTVLLHKIIVSDLLKNAKDLAINEWGMKVLLWLVTPADSTNFHPQFIKEITGGREASTSKKSAEIRRKEILGYSIPTLLELVAKDAEFCLSSPSLAIKMIAIVKAGSGPELEAAYTGLADVIVNPEWKVKENENDILGVENAGIHMALKKLAQQDKVRLENQDITFGSVLIEKLTEDTLTSWLPLNRGCFLLVTVFENGSEETQNKMKEKLQKSLKLLKKQTSPGAKILLKKLL encoded by the exons ATGACAACTAAAAACGCGAACAGTGAACCTGCAATGGGTCCACctaagaagaaattaaaaaaaaatgggacAACAGACAAGTCTAAaaagataaagaaatcagtcgaAGGTAGTACAAAGCATAGTAAAACCGACAAGCCAGcaccaaaaaaagattttacaaAACCGAACTCTAAATTTGTCTccaataataattttagagataaaAAGACAG gAAAGTTTGATAAGGATAAAAATAAACCAGAAATATTTGAAAACTGGAATGAgtttaaaaagaaaaagaaggaaCTGAAACTCAAAAGAAGGCAAAACAAAGATGGATTTGATGTAATAGTAAAAGCGAAAAGAATTGGTGAGGAATTAAGGAAAAAATCTCTGAATGGAGGAGAACAAAAAAGGATTCAACTGATAAATGAGCTGCACAGTCTTTTAAAAGGTGGAGGTCATTATCCGAAATTTGTTCTTGCACATGATACTGCAAGAATTGTGCAGTGGCTTTTGAAATATGCATCAGATTTGGTCATTAATCAAATATCAAAA GAACTCATTCCAGTCAGTGTAAATATGTTACAATCAAAGTATGGTATCCATTGTGTAAAACGACTTCTAAAATATGGCAAGAACGAAATAAGATCTCAAGTTATAGATGCTATGGTTGGCCATGCTGTGAAACTGTCAACACGCAATATTAGTGCTCCGGTTGTTGAATATGCTTTTTCCACGTGGGCCACTCCTCTACAAAAGCAGTATTTGGTTCAAGAATTTTATGGAGACCTTTACAGATCTACCAAGGATAACAATGTCAAACATTTAAGGGATACATATAAAGATAATCCAGGTTTAAAAGATGCCAATTTAG GTGCTACCAAAGCCAATCTAATTAAAATCTTGAACAAATCACTTTTGGATTCTGGATTAGTACAAACAGTGTTATACCAATATCTTAGCGAATGTTCTGCCGAAGATAGGAGCGAAATGATCAGTCAATTGGTACCTCATATTGTTGTTATTAGTAATAGTAAAGATGGAGCAAAAGCAGCTATGCAGTGTATTTGGTATGGATCAACAAAAGACAGAAAG gGAATAATGAAAGCAGTTAAAGAACACGTGGTGGAATTATCTAAACATGAACACGGACATGCCACAATCATAACTTTGATAGACTGTATTGATGATACTGTATTACTGCATAAGATTATAGTATCTGACCTATTGAAAAACGCCAAAGATTTGGCAATAAATGAATGGGGAATGAAG GTATTGTTATGGTTGGTTACCCCAGCTGATTCGACAAACTTCCATCCTCAATTTATAAAAGAAATAACTGGTGGAAGGGAAGCTTCAACGTCTAAAAAGTCAGCAGAAATTCGAAGAAAAGAAATATTAGGCTATTCTATTCCAACATTATTAGAACTGGTGGCGAAAGATGCTGAATTTTGTTTGTCAAGTCCGTCTTTAGCTATTAAAATGATAGCTATAGTGAAAGCAg GAAGTGGTCCAGAATTGGAAGCTGCATATACTGGCTTAGCAGATGTTATAGTTAATCCAGAATGGAAGGTTAAAGAAAACGAAAACGACATTTTGGGAGTTGAAAATGCTGGAATTCATATGGCTTTAAAGAAATTAGCTCAACAAGATAAAGTCAGACTAGAAAATCAAGATATCACATTCGGTTCAGTGTTAATAGAAAAATTGACTGAAGATACA TTGACAAGTTGGTTGCCACTCAATAGAGGATGTTTTCTTTTAGTAACAGTCTTTGAAAATGGCTCAGAAGAGACTCAAAACAAGATGAAAGAAAAATTACAGAAGTCGTTGAAGTTGCTGAAGAAGCAGACGTCGCCTGGtgctaaaattttattaaagaaactgttataa